The Clostridium sporogenes genome contains a region encoding:
- a CDS encoding ABC transporter ATP-binding protein, translating into MNQKKESPLKRIWILAKSEHKRLKFAIVLAILGVTSGFIPYFCAGKIIIMLLNGTTEMNSYIQWLILALVGSIGKVLLTTFSTSQSHIATFAVLAEIRNKCLRKLSNLSMGTLQNQSIGRWKSILVDQIESMEKTLAHLLPEMTSNLLSPFMLLVFLFTIDWRLALISMATLPIGMIFMMTTMKTYPAKYEESVQIGKKMNDSIVEYVNGIEVIKAFNQGKEAYAGYVDAVNANAGFFYGWMKSAQLAMACYRNVSPAVLVGVLPLGLGFYLNGSISSSKFIMVMILSMGIVEPIIAASNFIDSLAQTGTIIQSVETILQAKEQHHPKEYQNLSRTDIELEHVSFAYEEDKGSVLRDVSLKICQGTVNAFVGPSGSGKSTIAKLIAGFWDVDEGTIHIGGKDIRQIPLAQIADSIAYVSQDNFLFDDTIRENIRMGKENAMDKEVEEVAKKACCDTFIRKLEHGYDTNVGGGGAHLSGGERQRIAIARAMLKDAPIVILDEATAYVDPENEAILQKAISKLVQGKTLIMIAHRLSTIAGADQILLVNNGKIDASGTHEELLKESELYQNMWNAHMGVKDGEQA; encoded by the coding sequence TGAATCAAAAAAAGGAAAGTCCGTTAAAGAGAATATGGATATTGGCAAAATCAGAACACAAAAGGCTTAAGTTTGCCATTGTACTAGCCATTTTAGGGGTCACTTCAGGATTTATACCATATTTTTGTGCAGGGAAAATTATCATCATGCTTCTAAATGGTACAACAGAAATGAATAGTTATATTCAGTGGCTTATTTTAGCACTTGTAGGTAGCATTGGAAAAGTACTTCTTACAACTTTTTCAACTTCACAGTCACATATAGCAACCTTTGCTGTGTTGGCAGAAATAAGAAATAAGTGTTTACGTAAATTATCGAATCTTTCCATGGGTACTCTACAAAATCAGTCTATAGGAAGATGGAAGAGTATTTTAGTTGATCAGATTGAGAGTATGGAAAAAACATTAGCTCATTTATTACCTGAAATGACATCTAATCTTCTTTCACCTTTTATGCTTCTTGTATTTCTTTTTACAATTGACTGGAGACTGGCACTAATATCAATGGCTACATTACCAATTGGCATGATTTTTATGATGACTACAATGAAAACTTATCCTGCAAAATATGAAGAATCGGTTCAAATAGGGAAAAAAATGAATGATTCCATTGTAGAATATGTAAATGGAATTGAAGTCATAAAAGCTTTTAATCAGGGGAAAGAAGCATATGCAGGCTATGTTGATGCAGTGAATGCAAATGCTGGTTTCTTTTATGGATGGATGAAAAGTGCCCAGCTTGCCATGGCGTGTTATCGTAATGTTAGTCCAGCTGTTTTAGTTGGTGTACTTCCCCTAGGATTAGGATTTTACCTAAATGGAAGTATATCTTCTTCAAAGTTTATCATGGTTATGATTTTATCTATGGGAATTGTAGAACCAATTATTGCTGCTTCAAATTTTATTGATTCATTGGCACAGACAGGCACAATTATCCAGTCTGTGGAAACTATTTTACAGGCAAAGGAGCAGCATCATCCAAAAGAATATCAGAACCTTTCAAGAACAGATATTGAATTAGAGCATGTTTCTTTTGCTTATGAGGAAGATAAAGGCAGTGTATTAAGGGATGTTAGTTTGAAAATATGTCAGGGAACCGTCAATGCTTTTGTTGGACCAAGTGGAAGTGGAAAGTCCACTATTGCAAAGCTTATTGCTGGGTTCTGGGATGTTGATGAAGGAACAATTCATATTGGCGGAAAAGACATTAGACAGATTCCACTTGCTCAGATAGCTGACAGTATAGCATATGTATCTCAGGATAATTTCTTATTTGATGATACAATTCGTGAAAATATTCGTATGGGAAAAGAAAATGCTATGGATAAAGAAGTGGAAGAAGTTGCAAAAAAAGCATGTTGTGATACATTTATTCGAAAGTTAGAACATGGATATGATACTAATGTTGGAGGTGGCGGAGCTCATTTATCTGGTGGAGAGCGACAAAGAATTGCCATTGCAAGAGCTATGTTAAAGGATGCACCAATAGTTATATTAGATGAGGCAACTGCTTATGTTGATCCAGAGAATGAAGCCATTCTTCAAAAGGCAATTTCTAAATTGGTGCAGGGAAAAACACTTATTATGATTGCACACCGCCTATCTACAATTGCTGGTGCTGATCAGATTTTACTTGTGAATAATGGAAAAATTGATGCATCAGGAACTCACGAAGAGTTATTAAAAGAGTCTGAACTATACCAAAATATGTGGAATGCTCATATGGGAGTAAAGGATGGTGAACAAGCATGA
- a CDS encoding ABC transporter ATP-binding protein, producing MIEIFRKIWKFAGKEQKNIRNSIILGFINAIFHMLQIGAIFLTIQALVKKEAEVKTIWYILALMLISIIGKIVTNYFSQLQQTHAGYFMAANKRVFIGNKMKVIPMGFFNQSSLGNITGICTTVLGDVETTAPMVMVLTLGGFITTIVFTIYMLFFDWRIGLITAIGVFLFCFITSSMEKKSRSTAPKRQKAQAELVESILETIQGMGIVKSFNLTKIDNKKVDLAIENSRDTNLAMEQLITPYTIMQQVILRVFSIIIIAASLLFYFKGTMELTYSLMFIVISFIIFEQIESVGHGVAILRICGSSIEQANQMDDTPVMDEKGHEEKPKNHDIILEHVDFSYEKRQILKDINIHMKDKTMTAIIGPSGSGKTTICNLIARFWDVDRGRITIGGTDIRNYTLESLMNQISMVFQNVYLFHDTIENNIRFGNPNATRQEVIEAAKKASCHDFIMSLPNNYDTIIGEKGFSLSGGEKQRISIARAILKDAPIIIFDEATANVDPENEAHLQKAFEELTKNKTIIMIAHRLKTVRHADQILVVDDGKIVQQGRHEELILKEGIYKKFVSERKEAASWSLSKR from the coding sequence ATGATAGAAATTTTTCGTAAAATATGGAAATTTGCTGGCAAAGAACAAAAAAATATTAGGAATTCTATTATATTAGGTTTTATAAATGCAATATTTCATATGCTTCAAATAGGTGCTATATTTCTTACAATTCAGGCACTTGTAAAAAAAGAAGCAGAAGTAAAAACAATATGGTACATTTTAGCTTTGATGCTGATTAGTATTATAGGAAAAATAGTGACAAATTATTTTTCACAGCTTCAGCAGACCCATGCAGGATATTTTATGGCTGCAAATAAAAGGGTTTTTATTGGTAATAAAATGAAGGTTATACCTATGGGATTTTTCAATCAAAGCAGCCTTGGAAATATTACTGGTATATGTACAACAGTTCTTGGAGATGTAGAAACCACAGCTCCTATGGTTATGGTTCTTACATTAGGCGGATTTATTACTACTATTGTATTTACCATTTATATGTTGTTTTTTGACTGGAGAATAGGACTTATTACTGCAATTGGGGTGTTTTTATTTTGTTTTATCACCTCTTCTATGGAGAAAAAATCAAGAAGCACCGCCCCAAAAAGGCAGAAGGCCCAGGCAGAGCTTGTAGAAAGCATTTTAGAAACTATCCAGGGAATGGGTATTGTAAAGTCATTTAATCTTACAAAAATTGATAACAAAAAAGTTGATTTGGCCATTGAAAACAGTAGAGATACAAACCTTGCCATGGAACAGCTGATTACGCCATATACTATTATGCAGCAGGTGATTTTACGTGTTTTTAGTATAATTATAATAGCAGCTTCATTATTATTTTATTTCAAGGGAACAATGGAGCTTACCTATTCACTAATGTTTATTGTTATTTCTTTTATTATCTTTGAGCAGATAGAATCAGTAGGACATGGTGTTGCTATACTTCGCATATGCGGCAGTTCAATTGAACAGGCAAATCAAATGGATGATACTCCTGTTATGGATGAAAAAGGACATGAAGAAAAACCTAAAAACCATGATATTATTTTAGAGCATGTTGATTTTTCCTATGAAAAGCGTCAGATTTTAAAGGATATAAACATTCATATGAAAGATAAAACAATGACAGCTATCATTGGGCCAAGCGGTTCTGGAAAGACCACAATTTGTAATCTTATAGCTAGATTTTGGGATGTAGATAGAGGGAGAATTACAATTGGAGGAACGGATATTAGAAATTATACACTGGAATCTCTTATGAATCAGATTAGTATGGTTTTTCAAAATGTATATCTTTTTCATGATACCATTGAAAATAATATTCGTTTTGGTAATCCAAATGCAACAAGGCAGGAGGTTATTGAGGCGGCAAAGAAAGCCAGTTGTCATGACTTCATCATGTCACTTCCAAATAACTACGATACAATAATAGGAGAAAAAGGTTTTTCTCTTTCAGGAGGAGAAAAACAAAGAATATCTATAGCTAGGGCAATTTTAAAGGATGCACCTATTATTATATTTGATGAAGCAACTGCAAATGTTGATCCAGAAAATGAAGCACATTTACAGAAAGCTTTTGAAGAGCTGACTAAGAATAAAACAATTATTATGATTGCACATCGACTAAAAACCGTTCGTCATGCTGATCAGATATTGGTAGTGGATGATGGAAAAATTGTTCAACAAGGAAGGCATGAAGAATTAATTTTAAAAGAAGGTATTTATAAAAAATTTGTAAGTGAACGAAAGGAAGCTGCTTCATGGAGCCTTTCTAAGAGGTAA